A single window of Thiomicrorhabdus immobilis DNA harbors:
- a CDS encoding putative bifunctional diguanylate cyclase/phosphodiesterase, giving the protein MNSLIEQLSLAHKNQKQQIADSFHDGLILFSLNLKPHLINQKAQSYIKLSNQNDSLFKQLEVYSHKRDRIQFDVEQWLKENLLSKEIHSSPLLWIRCESDTNSKTCLIPIIIKAHKIQSLAQKTESLLILIQDQSLQIQAEAQSKLMDASYAGQFITDAHGYITQPNFAFSAYTGLTPETLQGMTYIEWLQKQVVFRVPFDSVMKALLDESCWSGEVQLTPSANSQYHAVLSLSMMTDENRNIEHFIGVLQDITDIQEARNEIERLAYYDELTGLANRTLLNNHLVSTLNNQPKSQSFSGLILLDLDNFKMINDTLGHAIGDQLLILVSQKISALTSTDDLVARLDGDEFAILLKEVSQDFDETTTHILSLAHKIRESLADRYNIKNRSLHITASIGVYLFNRGLETENIDQIIRHANLAMHEAKNLGGNQAYLFEDKLSAVAKQRLEMLQALNHSELDDEFQLYFQAQVDSQGKTVGAETLLRWFHPSLGLVPPGQFIPVAEEGRQIIKIGLWVMHKAFLQAKAWNKKYGDIRISINISPIQFHEQSFVELVIGLVKFTLVNPNNITLELTEGVLIRNTDLALQKIQHLVSLGFHISIDDFGTGYSSLSYLQKLPIHELKIDQSFIRHIPENPDDMAIVESIVRLAQTKSLNIVAEGVENQQQAEFIRQQHQDILIQGYYYSKPCPALEFEQNFLVNHSK; this is encoded by the coding sequence ATGAATTCGCTAATTGAACAGCTAAGTCTCGCACATAAAAATCAGAAACAGCAAATTGCCGACAGCTTTCATGATGGTTTGATTCTATTTTCATTGAACCTCAAACCTCACCTAATCAACCAGAAAGCCCAATCTTATATTAAGCTTTCCAATCAAAATGATTCCTTATTTAAACAACTTGAGGTCTACAGCCATAAACGGGACCGAATTCAGTTTGATGTTGAGCAGTGGTTAAAAGAAAATTTACTGAGTAAAGAGATTCATTCCAGCCCTTTGTTATGGATAAGATGTGAGTCCGATACAAATAGCAAAACCTGCCTGATACCGATCATCATCAAAGCCCATAAAATCCAATCGCTTGCACAAAAAACCGAAAGCCTATTGATTCTAATCCAGGATCAATCATTGCAAATACAAGCCGAAGCGCAAAGCAAACTAATGGATGCCAGTTACGCTGGCCAATTCATTACCGATGCCCATGGCTATATTACCCAGCCGAACTTTGCCTTTTCTGCCTATACCGGTTTAACGCCTGAAACATTGCAAGGCATGACTTATATCGAATGGTTACAAAAACAGGTGGTGTTTAGAGTCCCTTTCGATTCGGTTATGAAAGCGCTATTAGACGAGTCATGCTGGAGCGGAGAGGTACAACTCACCCCTTCAGCCAATTCTCAATACCACGCGGTACTGAGTCTTTCGATGATGACCGATGAGAACCGTAATATCGAACACTTTATCGGTGTTTTACAAGATATTACCGATATTCAAGAAGCCCGTAATGAAATTGAACGTCTAGCTTACTATGATGAATTAACCGGCCTAGCAAACCGTACATTACTTAATAATCACCTAGTCAGTACCCTGAACAACCAACCCAAATCGCAAAGTTTTTCAGGGTTGATATTGCTTGATCTAGACAACTTCAAAATGATCAACGATACCCTCGGGCACGCGATTGGAGACCAATTATTGATTTTAGTCTCGCAAAAGATTTCGGCATTAACCTCGACCGACGATTTAGTTGCACGTTTGGATGGGGATGAGTTTGCAATCCTGCTAAAAGAAGTCAGTCAAGATTTCGACGAAACCACGACCCATATCTTGAGTTTAGCGCACAAGATCAGAGAAAGCCTGGCTGATCGCTACAACATCAAAAATCGTTCATTACACATCACCGCAAGTATCGGGGTTTATCTCTTTAACAGAGGGCTTGAAACCGAAAATATCGATCAAATCATTCGTCATGCCAACCTCGCGATGCATGAGGCCAAAAACCTAGGCGGCAATCAGGCTTACCTGTTTGAAGACAAACTCAGCGCGGTCGCCAAACAACGTCTAGAGATGCTACAAGCACTCAATCACTCTGAATTGGATGATGAATTCCAACTCTATTTCCAAGCCCAGGTCGATTCACAAGGCAAAACCGTTGGTGCCGAAACGCTATTACGCTGGTTCCATCCAAGCTTGGGACTTGTTCCTCCTGGCCAATTCATCCCCGTTGCCGAAGAAGGTCGACAGATTATCAAAATTGGCCTATGGGTGATGCACAAAGCCTTTTTGCAGGCCAAAGCCTGGAACAAAAAATATGGCGATATTCGAATCTCAATCAATATCAGTCCAATCCAGTTCCATGAGCAAAGTTTTGTAGAACTGGTCATAGGCCTGGTCAAATTCACCCTGGTCAATCCCAACAACATCACTCTCGAACTGACCGAAGGGGTATTGATCCGCAATACCGATTTGGCTCTGCAAAAAATCCAACATTTAGTCAGCTTAGGTTTCCACATCTCTATTGATGATTTTGGAACAGGCTACTCATCCTTGAGCTATCTACAAAAACTGCCAATTCACGAGCTCAAGATAGACCAGAGTTTCATTCGCCATATACCTGAAAATCCTGATGATATGGCGATTGTCGAATCCATTGTACGCTTGGCGCAGACCAAATCATTGAACATCGTAGCCGAAGGTGTTGAAAACCAACAACAGGCCGAGTTCATTCGCCAACAACATCAAGATATATTGATTCAAGGCTACTATTACAGCAAACCTTGTCCTGCCCTAGAGTTCGAACAGAACTTCTTAGTTAACCATAGCAAATAA
- a CDS encoding sensor domain-containing protein, which translates to MDTNSQLTELENSLERIREERQNKREIFDAIHDGIIVFKPSLDIHTINTQAKLLLSIDEKFHPENRRLSLYKNKKATLSFKLEHWLNEIKNTISKDPTEILLWYSDPLTLQSTPLLFSAKAMLNKEGQIKNLLLVIYDRSVHTEADGQKRLMQAAFNSYTAQFISNEKGYIIKPNDSFIAMSGLSKETLQKMTLMQWLEQQVDLKNDTNGILKTLLEQKFWSGEVTLHPTKDMVFHAVLSISMIADKEYNIEHYIVNLQNITDIKEAHNRIEHMAFYDNLTGLANRKLAIEYINSTIKNHRRHNSYSALLYININRFKSINDAFGRRTGDQFLKKVALGLKSVLREEDNIARVGGDEFVVATQDRAADTEEATRNAVKLAQKIAKALNQHFLVDELTLHSSTRIGLVVYPREENENADSLLIKADLAASKAKDIKKKNNIYIYEPALSAEIKSRRQLEHDLTFAYQKGQIKLYFQAQIGSGNQLHGAETLVRWEHPELGFIPPNKFIEIAEESQQILKLGAWIMYHAFIQAKAWTRIKPDFNLSINISPIQFHEADFIQNVISIMIETKVDPKNITLELTEGILISDTENAVEKIARIVELGFKVSIDDFGTGYSSLSYFQRLPIHELKIDKSFISRVPNSKEDVAIVESIVHLAKTKDLRIVAEGVETKEQLDFIQQQSANILIQGYYFSQPCPAKKFEKQFLEQ; encoded by the coding sequence ATGGACACTAACTCCCAACTTACTGAGCTTGAAAACTCTTTAGAAAGAATTCGTGAAGAACGGCAAAACAAGCGTGAAATCTTTGATGCCATTCATGATGGGATAATTGTGTTCAAACCTTCACTCGACATCCACACAATCAATACACAAGCCAAACTCCTACTCTCAATCGATGAGAAGTTTCATCCAGAAAATCGTCGCCTCTCACTCTACAAAAACAAAAAAGCCACCCTGTCGTTCAAACTAGAGCATTGGCTCAACGAGATTAAAAACACGATTTCAAAAGACCCAACTGAAATCTTACTTTGGTACAGCGATCCCCTGACATTGCAGAGCACTCCTCTATTATTCAGTGCCAAAGCGATGCTGAATAAAGAGGGGCAAATCAAGAACCTATTATTGGTCATTTATGACCGTAGTGTTCATACTGAAGCCGATGGACAAAAACGTTTAATGCAAGCCGCGTTCAACAGCTATACCGCACAGTTCATTTCCAATGAGAAGGGCTATATCATTAAACCTAATGACAGCTTCATCGCCATGTCCGGACTCAGTAAAGAAACGTTGCAGAAAATGACCCTGATGCAATGGCTGGAACAGCAAGTCGATTTGAAAAATGATACCAACGGTATCCTGAAAACCTTGTTGGAACAGAAGTTTTGGAGTGGTGAAGTGACATTACACCCAACCAAAGATATGGTGTTCCATGCGGTATTGAGTATTTCAATGATTGCCGATAAAGAATACAACATCGAGCATTACATTGTTAACTTGCAAAACATCACCGATATCAAAGAAGCCCATAACCGTATCGAACACATGGCTTTTTATGACAACTTAACAGGGCTTGCCAATCGAAAGCTTGCCATTGAATACATCAATTCGACCATTAAGAATCATCGCCGTCACAACTCCTATAGCGCGCTGTTATATATCAACATCAATCGCTTTAAAAGCATTAACGATGCCTTTGGCAGAAGAACAGGCGACCAATTCCTTAAGAAAGTGGCTTTAGGCTTAAAATCCGTTCTTCGTGAAGAAGACAATATCGCCCGTGTGGGCGGGGATGAATTTGTGGTTGCGACCCAGGATCGAGCGGCGGATACTGAAGAAGCGACTCGCAATGCGGTGAAATTAGCGCAAAAAATAGCCAAAGCACTCAACCAGCACTTTTTAGTCGATGAATTAACGCTCCACAGTTCGACCCGTATCGGTTTGGTTGTCTACCCTCGCGAAGAGAACGAAAATGCGGACAGCTTGCTTATCAAAGCGGATTTAGCCGCCAGTAAAGCCAAAGATATTAAGAAAAAAAATAATATCTATATCTATGAACCCGCTTTAAGTGCCGAGATAAAAAGCCGCCGTCAACTCGAACACGATTTAACCTTTGCCTACCAAAAAGGCCAAATCAAGCTCTACTTCCAAGCTCAAATAGGATCTGGAAACCAACTGCATGGTGCCGAGACCTTAGTCAGATGGGAACATCCCGAACTTGGTTTCATACCCCCCAATAAATTTATTGAAATTGCCGAAGAGAGCCAGCAAATCCTTAAACTGGGCGCTTGGATTATGTACCACGCGTTTATTCAAGCTAAAGCTTGGACACGCATAAAACCAGACTTTAATCTCTCAATCAATATCAGTCCTATCCAGTTTCATGAAGCCGACTTTATTCAGAATGTCATTTCCATCATGATAGAAACCAAGGTAGACCCCAAGAATATCACCTTAGAACTTACCGAAGGGATTCTGATCTCTGACACAGAAAATGCCGTGGAAAAAATTGCACGCATCGTCGAACTTGGGTTTAAGGTTTCAATTGATGACTTTGGTACCGGTTACTCTTCATTAAGTTACTTCCAGCGATTACCTATTCACGAACTCAAAATCGATAAAAGCTTTATTTCACGAGTTCCTAACAGCAAAGAAGATGTTGCCATTGTCGAATCTATTGTGCACCTTGCAAAAACCAAAGATTTACGTATTGTCGCCGAAGGGGTCGAAACCAAGGAACAACTTGATTTCATTCAACAACAGTCGGCTAATATATTGATTCAAGGTTACTATTTCAGCCAACCGTGCCCTGCCAAAAAATTTGAAAAACAATTTTTAGAACAATAA
- a CDS encoding TRAP transporter large permease has protein sequence MEWLALVLFALVFIALLTGFPVAFTLAGVSLLFALVANLFGAFDMAFLQSIPNRIFGIMSNANLIAVPLFVFMGIMLEQSKIAEGLLQTMEEVMRGVKGGLGIAVIIVGALLAASTGIVGATVVTMGLLALPTMLKQGYCPKVASGTICASGTLGQIIPPSIVLILLGDVLSSSYQQAQLNQGIFSPETLSVGDLFVGALLPGLLLVVAYMGYIVFKAISQPESIPSHQGEPVAPGLVSRVIKSLLPPLLLILLVLGSILGGYATPTEAASLGALGALLLALVNKQLSLRTLKTVMQNTLQVTSMIFLIFIGAAFFSLVFRGLGGDDLITELLTDLPGGVFTAMLIVMALMFVLGFFLDFIEITYVVVPVVAPILLMMGVDPIWLGIMIAINLQTAFLTPPFGFALFYLRGVAPQELKTTDIYKGSIPFILIQLGMLGVLAIWPELVTWLPGVIYEN, from the coding sequence ATGGAATGGTTAGCTTTAGTTCTGTTTGCCCTAGTTTTTATTGCTCTGTTAACCGGTTTTCCGGTCGCATTCACCCTAGCCGGGGTTTCGCTGTTATTTGCTTTGGTGGCCAATCTTTTTGGCGCTTTCGACATGGCGTTTTTACAAAGCATACCCAATCGCATCTTTGGCATCATGAGCAACGCCAACCTCATTGCTGTACCGCTTTTTGTATTTATGGGCATCATGCTGGAACAATCTAAGATTGCCGAAGGCCTGCTACAGACCATGGAAGAAGTCATGCGAGGTGTTAAAGGTGGATTAGGTATCGCCGTGATTATCGTGGGCGCATTACTGGCGGCCAGCACCGGTATTGTGGGCGCAACCGTGGTTACCATGGGCTTACTGGCTTTACCGACCATGCTCAAGCAAGGATATTGTCCTAAAGTCGCGAGCGGCACCATTTGCGCTTCGGGAACCCTAGGGCAAATCATTCCGCCATCAATCGTACTGATTTTATTGGGGGATGTTCTGTCATCCTCTTATCAACAAGCTCAACTCAACCAAGGTATTTTCTCACCCGAAACCCTCTCTGTTGGCGACCTTTTTGTAGGTGCTTTATTACCGGGCTTACTACTGGTTGTGGCCTATATGGGTTACATTGTATTCAAAGCCATCAGTCAACCTGAAAGCATTCCAAGCCATCAAGGTGAACCCGTGGCACCAGGCCTGGTCAGTCGTGTCATAAAAAGCTTGCTGCCTCCTTTATTGCTCATCTTATTGGTTTTGGGTTCGATTTTAGGTGGCTACGCAACCCCAACCGAAGCGGCCTCCTTAGGGGCTTTAGGGGCTTTACTGTTAGCTCTGGTCAACAAACAATTAAGCCTAAGAACACTAAAAACAGTCATGCAGAACACCTTACAAGTCACCAGCATGATATTCTTAATCTTTATTGGTGCGGCGTTTTTCTCTTTGGTTTTTAGAGGCTTGGGTGGCGATGATTTGATTACCGAACTATTGACCGACTTGCCTGGCGGGGTCTTTACCGCCATGCTCATCGTGATGGCGCTGATGTTTGTGTTAGGTTTCTTTTTAGACTTCATCGAGATCACCTATGTGGTTGTACCGGTCGTCGCCCCCATCTTATTGATGATGGGAGTTGATCCGATTTGGCTTGGCATCATGATTGCCATCAACTTACAAACGGCTTTTTTAACTCCGCCATTCGGTTTTGCACTTTTTTATCTACGTGGTGTTGCCCCTCAAGAATTGAAGACCACAGACATTTACAAAGGTTCAATTCCTTTTATTCTCATACAGTTAGGAATGCTTGGTGTTTTGGCTATTTGGCCAGAGCTTGTGACGTGGTTGCCGGGCGTCATCTATGAGAATTAA
- a CDS encoding TRAP transporter small permease subunit, producing MPLSNFSQFLTQFVLMQNRFQKHFGKLVAWGSLSLVLITALVVILRYGFNSGSIALQESIMYNHAILFMLGIAYTYEQDKHVRVDVFYSQMHENQKAWVNFLGTLLFALPVMTFIIWSGWEYVSTSWQIREASGEAGGLAYLYMLKTLIIIMAGLVILQSLAVLAKSGLTLFSDPHPRIESDIDTDIETEGKL from the coding sequence ATGCCGTTATCGAATTTTTCCCAATTTCTTACTCAATTTGTCCTTATGCAAAACCGTTTTCAAAAACATTTTGGAAAACTGGTGGCCTGGGGAAGTTTATCTTTGGTACTTATCACCGCATTGGTGGTCATTTTGCGTTACGGCTTCAATTCCGGTTCCATCGCATTGCAAGAGAGCATTATGTATAACCATGCGATTTTATTCATGCTCGGCATCGCTTATACCTATGAACAAGATAAACACGTTAGGGTGGACGTTTTTTACTCACAGATGCATGAGAATCAAAAAGCTTGGGTGAATTTTTTGGGGACGCTGTTATTTGCCCTGCCGGTAATGACATTCATCATTTGGTCGGGTTGGGAATATGTCAGCACCAGTTGGCAGATTAGAGAAGCCTCTGGCGAAGCGGGTGGTTTAGCCTATTTATATATGCTAAAAACCTTGATCATCATTATGGCTGGCTTGGTCATTCTGCAGTCTTTGGCGGTTTTAGCCAAGTCCGGTTTAACCTTGTTCTCAGACCCTCATCCGAGGATAGAATCGGATATTGATACCGATATTGAAACGGAGGGGAAACTATAA
- a CDS encoding primosomal protein N' produces MAPLFSDITVKSHSLQNPKIAKVAVPGPFLFPLDYLLDAEQDLLTTDCATEIKAVVGGRVWVPFRNKKVIGMVMEISESADYELSKIKPIEEVIDIEPLFDATQLGLLNWASQYYHEPIGDVMLAALPKRLRAGENAEISGMQYWQLSAEGRSKTLEDISRRALKQRRVFAQFLDQKLKSESDLNAELENWRSAVKTFTEKGWLETAHGPCLRESNYAPAPNHTLNDAQKSAVDAVLESQQIQKRFQAFLLEGITGSGKTEVYLGMIESMLKQGKQVLVLVPEIGLTPQMVSRFEAFLQTRVAALHSNLNDSERHCAWHLIRTGQIQVLLGTRSAVFTPFKNLGLCIIDEEHDLSYKQQEGFRYSARDLMVQRAYREQIPVVLGSATPSLETLHNAKTGRYTHLHLKQRAGVAKLPSLKLLDIRGEKIQEGVSRPLKTAMTQHLQAGGQALLFLNRRGFSPVLMCHDCGWQAACPSCDANMTFHMISGQNADGTVAGYLQCHHCDEQMAKPHSCPSCASEEFVNVGQGTERLEETIKEWFPDKKVLRIDRDTTRLKGSMAELTGIAQRGEADILIGTQMLAKGHHFPNVTLVGLLDIDQGLFSADFRAAERMAQLILQVSGRAGRAEKAGEVLIQTHHPDHPLLTTLIQQGYDAFATKALQERQDALLPPFKYQILIRAEATHPNDGMLFLESLKAGLQNYWQQWQEAKMVEADIDFWGPVSAPMLRRQGRYRYQLMLQSLNRGDLHRLISEMQPHIYNSPLSRKVRWSIDVDPQEMY; encoded by the coding sequence ATGGCTCCATTATTTTCCGATATAACCGTTAAGAGCCATTCATTGCAAAACCCTAAAATCGCCAAGGTTGCCGTTCCAGGACCTTTTTTATTTCCCCTTGATTACCTTCTCGATGCCGAGCAAGATCTGTTAACTACGGATTGCGCCACCGAAATTAAAGCGGTTGTCGGTGGGCGAGTTTGGGTGCCCTTTAGAAATAAGAAAGTGATTGGCATGGTGATGGAGATTAGTGAATCAGCCGATTACGAACTCAGCAAAATCAAGCCGATTGAAGAAGTGATTGATATTGAACCTCTGTTTGATGCAACCCAGCTTGGTTTATTGAATTGGGCGAGCCAGTATTATCACGAGCCAATCGGTGATGTGATGTTGGCGGCGTTGCCAAAACGCCTAAGAGCCGGTGAAAACGCTGAGATTAGCGGTATGCAGTATTGGCAGCTTTCGGCAGAGGGGCGCAGTAAAACCTTAGAGGATATTTCCCGTCGTGCGCTTAAACAGCGCCGAGTCTTTGCGCAATTCTTGGATCAAAAGTTGAAGTCGGAATCTGATTTGAATGCCGAACTGGAAAATTGGCGTAGTGCCGTCAAAACGTTCACTGAAAAGGGCTGGTTGGAAACCGCTCACGGCCCCTGTTTAAGAGAGTCCAACTATGCACCCGCACCGAATCATACTTTAAATGATGCCCAAAAATCCGCGGTTGATGCGGTGTTGGAATCGCAGCAAATTCAAAAGCGATTTCAAGCCTTTTTATTGGAAGGCATTACCGGAAGCGGTAAAACCGAAGTCTATTTAGGCATGATTGAATCCATGCTGAAGCAGGGCAAGCAAGTCTTGGTTTTGGTTCCTGAAATTGGTCTGACACCGCAAATGGTGTCGCGTTTTGAAGCTTTCCTGCAAACGCGGGTCGCGGCGTTGCATTCCAATTTAAATGATTCCGAACGCCATTGCGCCTGGCACTTGATTCGTACCGGGCAGATTCAAGTCCTGTTGGGTACACGGTCAGCGGTTTTCACGCCATTTAAAAACCTGGGTTTATGCATTATTGATGAAGAGCATGATCTCTCTTATAAACAGCAGGAAGGGTTTCGCTACTCAGCACGAGATTTGATGGTGCAGCGGGCTTATCGTGAACAGATACCTGTGGTGTTAGGCTCGGCCACCCCTAGCTTGGAAACCCTGCATAACGCAAAAACCGGGCGTTATACACATTTGCACTTAAAACAACGCGCCGGTGTGGCCAAGCTGCCCAGTTTGAAGCTGTTGGATATTCGTGGCGAAAAAATACAAGAGGGGGTTTCCAGACCACTCAAAACCGCCATGACCCAACATCTACAAGCTGGTGGTCAAGCCCTACTGTTTTTGAATCGCCGAGGTTTTTCACCGGTATTGATGTGCCATGATTGTGGTTGGCAAGCGGCCTGCCCGAGTTGTGACGCCAATATGACGTTCCATATGATTTCTGGGCAAAATGCCGATGGCACTGTGGCCGGTTATCTGCAATGTCACCATTGCGATGAACAAATGGCGAAACCACACTCTTGCCCAAGCTGTGCAAGTGAAGAGTTCGTCAATGTGGGTCAGGGAACCGAACGTTTAGAAGAGACCATTAAAGAGTGGTTTCCAGATAAGAAAGTCCTCAGGATTGATCGGGATACCACTCGTTTAAAAGGCTCGATGGCGGAGTTGACCGGTATCGCCCAGCGTGGTGAGGCGGATATCTTAATAGGCACACAAATGTTGGCCAAAGGGCATCATTTTCCCAATGTGACCTTGGTGGGATTGTTGGATATCGATCAAGGCCTGTTCAGCGCCGATTTTCGTGCGGCGGAAAGAATGGCGCAACTCATCTTGCAGGTATCGGGGCGAGCCGGGCGAGCTGAAAAAGCCGGTGAGGTCTTGATTCAAACCCATCATCCTGACCATCCGTTATTAACCACTCTTATCCAACAAGGCTATGATGCTTTTGCCACCAAAGCCTTGCAGGAACGTCAAGATGCGTTGTTGCCGCCGTTCAAATATCAAATTTTGATTCGTGCCGAAGCGACACATCCAAACGACGGCATGCTGTTTTTAGAATCCTTGAAAGCGGGGCTGCAAAACTATTGGCAGCAGTGGCAAGAAGCCAAAATGGTAGAAGCCGATATCGATTTTTGGGGGCCGGTTTCCGCCCCGATGCTTCGTCGTCAGGGACGCTACCGTTATCAATTGATGCTGCAATCGTTAAATCGAGGTGACTTGCATCGTCTTATTAGCGAGATGCAACCGCATATCTACAATAGTCCATTAAGCCGCAAGGTACGCTGGAGTATTGATGTCGATCCGCAAGAGATGTATTGA
- a CDS encoding Tll0287-like domain-containing protein, translating to MKTKLLTIALLSATMNSNVFANEAISANVEEARNLVKMFGGQLKPELQKAMKSGGPVSAVEFCHARAPEIAQTVAEKSGWKVNRVSLKPRGATASPDAWETEVLKRFDAEKTAGVEVKTMEFSEVVHDGAKTTFRYMKPLGTAEVCLVCHGTNLTEPVRQAIAKYYPQDQAMGFNKGDIRGAFSFSKAVN from the coding sequence ATGAAAACCAAATTACTGACAATCGCTTTGTTAAGTGCAACGATGAATAGCAATGTATTTGCTAACGAAGCCATATCGGCGAATGTGGAAGAAGCACGCAATTTAGTAAAAATGTTTGGCGGTCAATTAAAGCCTGAGCTTCAAAAGGCGATGAAATCGGGTGGGCCGGTTTCCGCGGTTGAATTTTGTCACGCCAGAGCACCTGAAATCGCACAGACGGTCGCAGAGAAAAGTGGTTGGAAGGTTAACCGTGTGAGCTTAAAACCGCGTGGTGCCACCGCTTCACCTGATGCTTGGGAAACCGAGGTGTTAAAGCGTTTTGACGCGGAAAAGACCGCAGGTGTAGAGGTGAAAACGATGGAGTTTTCTGAAGTGGTTCATGATGGCGCTAAAACAACTTTCCGTTATATGAAACCGTTGGGAACGGCAGAAGTGTGTTTAGTGTGCCATGGTACAAACTTGACCGAACCAGTTAGACAAGCGATTGCAAAATACTATCCACAAGACCAAGCGATGGGCTTCAATAAAGGCGATATTCGTGGAGCATTCAGTTTTTCAAAAGCGGTGAACTGA
- the bioC gene encoding malonyl-ACP O-methyltransferase BioC produces MQSFSRQHIQQHFNHAAPSYDDAAILQKTVAERIDERLALTTIGPNTILDVGAGTGLLTQQVIKRYPHAQLFAVDLSPSMLKMAQPRLQAPRWPNLPKPFNQFLSNCKLTKAIATRQAATAVNADVNQLPFADDSVDLIVSNLMLQWCDDLDQVFAEFRRVLRPEGLLMFTTFGPDTLKELKQAWQTADATYEHVNNFIDMHDIGDALIRNGFGQPVMDMEIFTLTYDQPMGILKDLKAIGATNANKQRNNGLMGKQRFSAMLNAYEALRSHKDNKIPATYEVVHGHAWAAQEVVKGPNRDKSGYVEISLDEFSKQLKK; encoded by the coding sequence ATGCAAAGCTTTAGCCGCCAACATATTCAACAACACTTCAACCATGCCGCTCCCAGTTATGATGATGCCGCGATTTTGCAAAAAACCGTGGCGGAACGCATTGATGAGCGTTTAGCGCTGACCACTATCGGACCGAATACCATTTTAGATGTAGGTGCTGGCACCGGCCTGCTGACCCAACAAGTAATCAAACGCTACCCTCACGCCCAACTGTTTGCGGTTGACCTCTCGCCGAGCATGCTAAAAATGGCTCAACCACGTTTACAAGCACCTCGCTGGCCGAACCTACCTAAGCCATTCAACCAGTTTTTGAGCAACTGCAAACTTACTAAAGCCATCGCCACCCGCCAAGCGGCTACGGCGGTGAATGCCGATGTTAACCAATTGCCTTTTGCCGATGACAGCGTTGATTTGATTGTCAGTAATTTAATGCTGCAGTGGTGTGATGATTTAGATCAGGTTTTTGCTGAATTTAGACGGGTATTGCGTCCAGAAGGCTTATTGATGTTCACCACCTTTGGCCCGGATACCCTTAAAGAACTTAAGCAGGCCTGGCAAACCGCCGATGCAACCTACGAGCATGTAAATAACTTTATCGATATGCACGATATTGGTGATGCCTTGATTCGCAATGGCTTTGGCCAACCGGTTATGGATATGGAAATTTTCACCCTAACCTATGACCAACCGATGGGGATTCTAAAAGACCTTAAGGCAATTGGTGCCACCAATGCCAATAAACAGCGTAACAATGGCCTAATGGGTAAACAGCGTTTTTCCGCCATGCTCAACGCCTATGAAGCGTTGCGCAGTCACAAGGACAATAAAATACCGGCAACCTACGAAGTGGTTCACGGTCACGCCTGGGCCGCGCAAGAAGTCGTTAAAGGACCTAACCGCGACAAATCCGGCTATGTCGAAATCTCACTCGATGAGTTCTCAAAACAACTCAAGAAATAA
- the bioH gene encoding pimeloyl-ACP methyl ester esterase BioH, with translation MKLNTLVIPSFDEHHQPNPNLTLIHGWGAESRVWESWATEKLGKDYSLTLIDLPGYGDSPALANSHDIQADWIQAIVDAMPEKTHLLGWSLGGLLAQQIALQHPDRVLSLICLATTPRFTQNDGWQRSVSPQIIGDFIQAISIEVSGVLKKFWRLQLQGSANSRALMKALGEHMSTRKLPGLVALNQGLILLKDMDNRAQLKQLTMPTFWLLGECDPLIPQEIRENLGELQPDAQIQVIPGGSHIPFFSQPDETAEYILKFLTQA, from the coding sequence ATGAAATTAAACACGCTTGTCATTCCCTCTTTTGATGAACACCATCAGCCCAACCCCAACCTCACATTGATTCACGGTTGGGGTGCGGAAAGCCGTGTTTGGGAAAGCTGGGCAACAGAAAAATTGGGTAAAGACTATAGCCTAACGCTGATTGATTTACCCGGTTATGGCGACAGTCCTGCCTTAGCCAACAGCCATGATATTCAAGCCGATTGGATTCAGGCGATTGTCGATGCCATGCCAGAGAAAACCCATTTGTTAGGCTGGTCTTTAGGGGGACTCTTGGCTCAACAAATCGCCCTGCAACATCCCGACCGGGTCTTGAGTTTAATCTGTTTGGCCACCACACCGCGCTTCACTCAAAATGATGGTTGGCAACGCTCGGTTAGCCCGCAAATCATTGGTGACTTCATTCAGGCGATCAGCATTGAAGTCAGCGGTGTCTTGAAGAAATTTTGGCGCTTGCAATTGCAAGGCTCTGCAAACAGCCGTGCATTGATGAAGGCGTTGGGTGAGCACATGTCCACTCGCAAATTACCAGGCCTGGTCGCGTTGAACCAAGGCTTGATATTGTTAAAAGACATGGACAACCGTGCACAACTCAAACAGCTGACCATGCCTACTTTTTGGTTGTTGGGAGAGTGCGACCCTTTGATTCCACAAGAGATTCGTGAAAACCTCGGTGAATTGCAACCTGATGCCCAAATCCAAGTGATTCCAGGCGGAAGCCATATCCCGTTTTTCTCTCAGCCTGACGAAACCGCTGAGTATATCCTGAAATTTTTAACACAAGCGTAA